DNA from Alphaproteobacteria bacterium:
ATGATGACTTTTTTCTTACGTAGTATGTATAAAGAAAATTTGTTAGCAAAACCCGGTGGCATAAAATTAGATGGCGTTTCGATTGATTTAAGAGATGTTAAAATCCCTGTTTATCTTTTATCGGCGAAAGAAGATCATATTGCACCTTGGCAAACATGCTACACTGGCACGCAGCTTTTCAAAGGTAACACACGTTTTGTGTTGACGGCTTCCGGTCATGTAGCGGGTATGTTAAATCATCCATCGTTGAATAAATATTGCTATTGGACAAATGAAAAATTACCAAGCAATTCAATGCAATGGTTTAAAGACGCTAAACAAGAGCAAGGTTCTTGGTGGAATGATTGGTTAAGTTGGATTAGCAAACATGGTGGCAAACAAATTCCAGCGCTTGATCCTTCAAAAGGTAAATTAAAACCTATAGAAGATGCACCTGGTTCTTATGTGCAGGTGAAAATGTATTAACTTCTACTTTGTTAACTTCATGTTTGTACGTAATGATGTATGAACATGAAGTTAATAGGTACGAATCAATATTATTTTTTAGAAAGCCTTTTTTTATTTTCAGGTATATATTTTCCCAATCTACGGGACAAAAATGAAATTGCTTCGGTTTCACCTCTCCCCTTTGTGGGAGAGGTCGGCGCGCAGCGACGGGTGAGGGGGTATCAAAGCGTTTACAAAGAGCAACACCATCTTGCCATAATCTAAGCATTGCCAAACAAATACTCATCTCTCTAAAATTGTAAAATACCCCTCACCCGCTTCCTTTGGTCGCGACCTCTCCCACAAGGGGAGAGGTAAAAAAAACCCTTCTTTTGGAGGGCTTTTGGTTAAAAATTGTTTTCACTTCTTAGAAATAAGTTGCGAAGTGTGAGAGCGGGATAGTTAAAAATAGGCTTAATTTCATTTTTTGTCCCGTAGATTGATATTTTTCAATTAGTTAATTTTCTTTATTAATATATTTTATGCTATATCTCTATACATTAACAATCATGATCAAAATGTTTTAAAAGCCATAATTCGGATAGGGTCTTTCATTTTCTTTAAATTCTCAGTAAGATATAGTGATTTATGAGGGGATAAAAATGATGACGCCGAATCGTTATCTTAAACGTATGGTTCTTTTTTTAATTGCAATCACATGTTTAAGTCTTGTTTTTATTGGTTCTATTAAAAATTTTTTTATGGCCAATCCGCTTCTCAATGGCGCTATTCTTTCTTTGCTTATATTCGGTATATTTTATCAAATCAGACAGGTTTTGCTTTTAAAACCTGAATATAATCTGATTGAAGCATTAAAGCGACATCGCGATCATTTGCCTCAAAACAGTGCAAAACTACGTCTATTAAATTCTTTGTTTTCTATGCTTCGTGCAGAAAGAGACCAAATCAAGCTTTCCCCACAATCCTTAAGAACAGTTCTTGATGGTGTTGCATCGCGTCTTGATGAAGACCGTGAAATCTCTCGTTATTTAACCCGCATCCTCATTTTCTTTGGTCTTTTAGGCACGTTTTGGGGATTACTAGAAACCATTCAATCAGTCGGTGGCGTGATTAATGCACTTCCTTCCGGTGAGGCAAATTCTGCATTACTATTCGGTGATCTTAAAAACCAATTAAAAGCACCTTTAGGGGGTATGGGCACAGGCTTTAGTTCTTCACTTTTTGGACTTACAGGCTCATTGGTTTTAGGATTTCTTGATCTGCAAGCAGGACAAGCACAAAATCAGTTTTATCGTCAATTGGAAGATTGGCTTTCGACGCAAACGAAACTTACAAGCAGTAAAATGATGGGGGAGGGTGATTCTGTCCCAGCCTATTTATCAGCGCTTTTAGAAAAAACAGCTGATAGTTTAGATCATTTAACAAAATTATTAAGCCAAGATGATCATAATAAACGTATTGTTGATGCACGTCTTTTGACGTTAACAGAAAGATTAACGTTTCTTTCAGATCAAATGCAGACTGAACAAACAGTTCTTTTAAGACTTGCAGAAGGTCAGAAAGATATTCGCCCTATTTTGAAAGCCCTAAGCGAACACCTTGGTAATCAGCAATCAGGTTTTGATGAGATCACCAAAAATCATATAAGAAGTCTTGATCTTGCATTGCAACATCTTGTACAAGACGCAAGCCGTGGACGTGATCAATTTGTGAGTGAAATAAAAGGAGAGATTAGACTTTTAGCGCGGACTATATCTCAAGTGCAAAATGATAAAAATATGGCAGCATTATAAATCATGACTTTATATAGATCTCGCGATAAAGAAAATAATGATATTTGGCCAGGATTTGTAGATGTTTTAACATCACTTTTGATGATTATTGTTTTTTTACTCACTTTCGTAATGATCGCTCAATATTTTTTATCACAAACAATTACAGGACAAAATACAGAGCTCGATGAATTCCGCTCTAAAATCAGTCAGTTAACTGATCTTTTAAATATGGAAAAAGTAGCGAGCGAAGATTTAACGCGGCAACTTAAAAAAGCCAAATCAAATTTAGCATCTGAATTAGATTCAAAAGATAAAGTTCTTTTAGAAAAGCAACAAGCTGATCTTAGAATTTCAAGCTATGATCAAGAAATAGATTTATTAAAACAAAAGCTTATCGATTTTGAGCAAGAAAAATTACAAACCTCTTCAACGCTTACAGCACAACAGCAAAAAGATGCTGAATTAATTGCTAGTCTAACACAACAAGTGACACACCTATCGACGGAACTTCAAAGAATTGTGCAAGTATTAGATCTTAAAGAAAAAGATACACAAGATAAAGAAACAATTATTAAAGATTTGGGTGAAAAATTAAACAAAGCCTTGCTACAAAAAGTTGAAGAGCTTG
Protein-coding regions in this window:
- a CDS encoding peptidoglycan -binding protein translates to MTLYRSRDKENNDIWPGFVDVLTSLLMIIVFLLTFVMIAQYFLSQTITGQNTELDEFRSKISQLTDLLNMEKVASEDLTRQLKKAKSNLASELDSKDKVLLEKQQADLRISSYDQEIDLLKQKLIDFEQEKLQTSSTLTAQQQKDAELIASLTQQVTHLSTELQRIVQVLDLKEKDTQDKETIIKDLGEKLNKALLQKVEELESVRSEFFGKLQKILKNQKDVLIQGDRFVFQSEVLFTSASAILNPEGEEELARLASILKEVMDKIPTNIPWILRVDGHTDRLALRFNLDFKSNWELSTARALSVVHFLIKQGIAPDRLAATGFGEYHPLDTEQNDIAYRKNRRIEFKLTNR
- a CDS encoding flagellar motor protein MotA, with product MMTPNRYLKRMVLFLIAITCLSLVFIGSIKNFFMANPLLNGAILSLLIFGIFYQIRQVLLLKPEYNLIEALKRHRDHLPQNSAKLRLLNSLFSMLRAERDQIKLSPQSLRTVLDGVASRLDEDREISRYLTRILIFFGLLGTFWGLLETIQSVGGVINALPSGEANSALLFGDLKNQLKAPLGGMGTGFSSSLFGLTGSLVLGFLDLQAGQAQNQFYRQLEDWLSTQTKLTSSKMMGEGDSVPAYLSALLEKTADSLDHLTKLLSQDDHNKRIVDARLLTLTERLTFLSDQMQTEQTVLLRLAEGQKDIRPILKALSEHLGNQQSGFDEITKNHIRSLDLALQHLVQDASRGRDQFVSEIKGEIRLLARTISQVQNDKNMAAL